The following are encoded in a window of Parafrankia discariae genomic DNA:
- a CDS encoding SDR family oxidoreductase, with product MVAARAMSRAGLRINSVCPGPISTPLLADFKVTMTEPVLDWAVAQGNGRPATAAEIAGILAFLGLTASSYLNGVNITADAGLQAALLTDQADLSALAG from the coding sequence ATGGTCGCCGCGCGGGCGATGTCCCGGGCCGGGCTGCGCATCAACAGCGTCTGCCCGGGTCCGATCAGCACACCGCTGCTGGCGGACTTCAAGGTGACGATGACCGAGCCGGTGCTGGACTGGGCCGTCGCCCAGGGTAACGGGCGGCCGGCGACGGCCGCCGAGATCGCGGGGATCCTGGCGTTCCTCGGCTTGACCGCCTCGTCTTACCTCAACGGAGTCAACATCACCGCGGACGCCGGTCTGCAGGCCGCCCTGCTGACCGACCAGGCCGACCTGAGCGCCCTGGCCGGGTGA
- a CDS encoding TetR/AcrR family transcriptional regulator — protein sequence MTEPEPDTHGDQRAQAPRGRGRPRGLTERVRRDVFAAVRAQLGSVGYEALRIEDVATAAGVHKTTLYRQWASKADLVRDVLVAAESAALPRPDEGSWDRDLEKLCDGLLRVFNHPTTLALLKTRVTANDEPLRAGLHESARRDMAFVLAPFRRAVERGEIDPAADVSMLAECMLSTLVTRVCAINEPVDKEFMRRLAAMIKKAAGVGPAAGKTALPATAGAGDQPPG from the coding sequence GCCCCGCGGCCTGACCGAACGGGTCCGCCGGGACGTCTTCGCGGCCGTCCGCGCCCAACTCGGCAGCGTGGGTTACGAGGCGCTGCGCATCGAGGACGTCGCCACCGCCGCGGGAGTCCACAAGACCACGCTCTACCGGCAGTGGGCCAGCAAGGCGGACCTCGTCCGCGACGTTCTCGTCGCCGCGGAGTCGGCGGCGCTGCCGCGCCCGGACGAGGGCAGCTGGGACCGGGACCTCGAGAAGCTCTGCGACGGCCTGCTCAGGGTGTTCAACCACCCCACCACGCTGGCCCTGCTCAAGACCCGGGTGACGGCGAACGACGAACCGCTGCGCGCCGGTCTGCACGAGTCCGCCCGGCGCGACATGGCCTTCGTCCTCGCTCCGTTCCGGCGCGCGGTCGAGCGGGGCGAGATAGACCCCGCCGCGGACGTCTCCATGCTCGCCGAGTGCATGCTCTCGACCCTCGTCACCCGTGTCTGCGCCATCAACGAGCCGGTCGACAAGGAGTTCATGCGCCGACTGGCGGCCATGATCAAGAAAGCCGCCGGAGTCGGACCCGCGGCCGGGAAAACAGCCCTACCGGCAACCGCCGGGGCGGGCGACCAGCCGCCGGGCTAG
- the fabG gene encoding 3-oxoacyl-ACP reductase FabG has translation MSTAQNRVAVVTGAARGIGAATARRLAADGMAVAALDLEESASNGTVEAIVAAGGTALALGVDVSDPEQVTAAVERVAAELGGPTVLVNNAGITRDNLLFKMTEVDWDLVMGVHLRGSFLMTRAVQKHMVEAGFGRIVNLSSTSALGNRGQANYSAAKAGLQGFTKTVAIELGKFGITCNAVAPGLIATEMTRATAERLGRTWDEYAAARATQIPVARVGEPEDIAHTVSFLVSEGAGFVSGQVIYVAGGPKA, from the coding sequence ATGTCCACTGCCCAGAACCGCGTCGCTGTCGTCACGGGGGCCGCGCGCGGCATCGGTGCCGCCACGGCGCGCCGGCTGGCCGCCGACGGCATGGCCGTGGCGGCGCTCGACCTGGAGGAGAGCGCGTCGAACGGCACCGTCGAGGCGATCGTGGCCGCCGGTGGGACGGCGCTCGCGCTCGGCGTCGACGTGAGCGACCCCGAGCAGGTCACGGCCGCGGTGGAGCGGGTGGCCGCCGAGCTCGGCGGGCCCACCGTCCTGGTGAACAACGCCGGGATCACCCGGGACAACCTGCTGTTCAAGATGACCGAGGTCGACTGGGACCTGGTCATGGGGGTGCACCTGCGGGGCAGCTTCCTGATGACCCGGGCCGTGCAGAAGCACATGGTCGAGGCGGGCTTCGGCCGGATCGTGAACCTCTCGAGCACCTCGGCGCTGGGCAACCGCGGCCAGGCGAACTACTCGGCGGCCAAGGCCGGCCTGCAGGGGTTCACGAAGACGGTGGCGATCGAGCTCGGGAAGTTCGGCATCACCTGCAACGCCGTGGCGCCCGGCCTGATCGCGACCGAGATGACCCGGGCGACGGCCGAGCGGCTCGGGCGGACGTGGGACGAGTACGCCGCCGCCCGCGCGACCCAGATCCCGGTGGCCAGGGTCGGCGAGCCCGAGGACATCGCCCACACCGTCTCGTTCCTGGTGAGCGAGGGCGCGGGATTCGTGTCCGGCCAGGTGATCTACGTCGCCGGCGGGCCGAAGGCGTGA
- a CDS encoding TetR/AcrR family transcriptional regulator — MPATATDDRRGRHPGPRGAPPRVYILASYWNNCKYEDGSAAAECPRAPDAGADLTKVAVRLGINRQTLYLYFPSRDALFAAVAAEQAEALVARLSAHLTHFSDPREALVETMPHCVRMLPTDPLLSFIARPGRADALITTPAAPELSLDVLNRLPVDLGHLDVTQRALLAEHMVRLLQSLLLEEATGQHEDCNLRRFLHACLDHHLAGQTIHS, encoded by the coding sequence GTGCCGGCGACGGCCACCGACGACCGGAGGGGGCGCCACCCCGGGCCGCGAGGAGCACCACCCCGGGTATACATTCTCGCCAGTTACTGGAATAACTGTAAATATGAGGACGGCTCCGCCGCGGCGGAATGCCCGCGGGCACCCGACGCCGGCGCCGATCTAACAAAGGTCGCCGTCCGGCTGGGGATTAACCGCCAGACGCTCTATCTTTATTTCCCCTCGCGCGACGCACTCTTCGCCGCGGTCGCCGCCGAACAAGCCGAGGCACTGGTCGCCCGGCTCTCCGCCCATCTCACCCATTTCAGCGATCCCCGCGAGGCGCTGGTGGAGACGATGCCGCACTGCGTGCGCATGCTGCCCACGGATCCGCTGCTCTCGTTCATAGCGCGGCCCGGGCGCGCCGACGCCCTCATCACCACGCCGGCCGCACCCGAGCTCAGCCTGGACGTACTGAATAGACTGCCCGTGGACCTCGGGCACCTTGACGTGACGCAACGTGCCCTGTTGGCCGAACACATGGTGCGGCTCCTTCAGTCGCTCCTGCTGGAAGAGGCGACCGGGCAACACGAGGACTGCAACCTACGCCGTTTTCTCCACGCCTGTCTCGATCACCACCTGGCCGGGCAGACCATACATAGTTAG
- a CDS encoding ABC transporter permease, producing the protein MTTPDVVDREVHLPPAPALDAPIVPVVRKPRSILVYLAYAWLIAVIALAALADVLPLASYSIPIGKPRLGPDFSSFDLWLGTDQQGRSILSRCVYGARVSLLVGTVAGLIGAVLGTLLGMLAGYLGGAVDWIIRLITDAMLAFPPLILLLALSSILTPSVRTLLVGLTLLIVPTFVRLALANTLAWSSREFVTAARNMGAGHARILVKEILPNLLPPLGAFLPVVMAALIVAEGSLSFLGMGIPPPQPSWGGMISDGKEAIADSPHMVLVPAIVIFFTVFALNQAGDHLRSRFDRTMRD; encoded by the coding sequence ATGACCACCCCCGACGTGGTGGACCGCGAGGTCCACTTACCGCCGGCCCCGGCGCTGGACGCACCGATCGTCCCGGTGGTGCGCAAGCCCCGCTCGATCCTGGTGTACCTGGCCTACGCCTGGCTGATCGCGGTGATCGCGCTCGCCGCCCTGGCGGACGTGCTGCCGCTGGCGTCGTACTCGATCCCCATCGGGAAGCCCCGTCTGGGACCGGACTTCAGCTCGTTCGACCTGTGGCTGGGCACCGACCAGCAGGGCCGGTCGATCCTGTCGCGCTGCGTGTACGGCGCGCGGGTGTCCCTCCTGGTCGGAACCGTGGCGGGCCTCATCGGGGCCGTCCTCGGAACCCTGCTCGGCATGCTCGCCGGCTACCTCGGCGGGGCCGTCGACTGGATCATCCGGCTGATCACCGACGCGATGCTGGCGTTCCCGCCGCTGATCCTCCTCCTGGCGCTGTCGTCCATCCTCACGCCGAGCGTGCGCACGCTGCTGGTGGGCCTGACGCTGCTGATCGTCCCGACCTTCGTCCGGCTCGCGCTGGCCAACACCCTCGCCTGGTCGTCCCGCGAGTTCGTCACCGCCGCCCGCAACATGGGCGCGGGGCACGCGCGGATCCTGGTGAAGGAGATCCTCCCGAACCTGCTGCCGCCGCTGGGCGCGTTCCTGCCGGTCGTGATGGCCGCGCTGATCGTGGCCGAGGGGTCGCTGAGCTTCCTCGGGATGGGCATCCCGCCGCCCCAGCCGAGCTGGGGCGGCATGATCTCCGACGGCAAGGAGGCCATCGCCGACTCCCCGCACATGGTGCTGGTGCCGGCGATCGTCATCTTCTTCACCGTCTTCGCGTTGAACCAGGCGGGCGACCACCTGCGCAGCCGCTTCGACCGCACGATGCGCGACTGA
- a CDS encoding ABC transporter permease has translation MLLTVARRVGRSLLVVLLVTMGAVALLSLAPGSAASVILGENATPDAIAALNAKLGLDRPLWSQYTHWLGNAVTGDLGTSPVTNQPVLDAIVERLPVTLELSVLALVFALLVAVLLAVASASWPGTPIDRAITALSSVFLSVPAFIAGPVMIYFFALQAGWFPVTGWSRISEGLGDNLRGAILPVLAISLTEIASFHRLLRTDLVSTLREDFIGAARAKGMSPSYVMSRHALRPSSFSLITLVGINLGRLIGGTVIVESLFSLPGLGQLVVYSITARDIITVQGIVVFIAVVYVVINMLVDLSYGWLDPRVRKAANA, from the coding sequence ATGCTGCTCACTGTTGCGAGACGTGTAGGCCGTAGCCTGCTCGTCGTCTTACTCGTGACCATGGGGGCCGTGGCGCTACTGAGCCTGGCTCCGGGGTCGGCCGCCTCCGTCATCCTGGGGGAGAACGCGACACCGGACGCCATAGCCGCGCTGAACGCGAAGCTGGGACTCGACCGGCCCCTGTGGTCGCAGTACACGCACTGGCTCGGCAACGCCGTCACCGGCGACCTGGGCACCTCCCCGGTGACCAACCAGCCGGTCCTGGACGCGATCGTCGAGCGACTGCCGGTCACCCTGGAGCTCTCCGTGCTGGCGCTGGTCTTCGCGCTGCTCGTCGCCGTGCTGCTGGCCGTGGCGTCCGCGAGCTGGCCGGGCACCCCGATCGACCGGGCCATCACGGCGCTGTCCTCGGTGTTCCTCTCGGTGCCCGCCTTCATCGCGGGCCCCGTCATGATCTACTTCTTCGCGTTGCAGGCCGGGTGGTTCCCGGTGACGGGCTGGTCACGCATCAGCGAGGGCCTCGGGGACAACCTCCGCGGCGCCATCCTGCCCGTCCTCGCGATCTCCCTGACCGAGATCGCGTCCTTCCACCGGCTGCTGCGCACCGACCTGGTCAGCACGCTGCGTGAGGACTTCATCGGAGCGGCCCGCGCCAAGGGCATGAGCCCGTCCTACGTGATGTCCCGGCACGCCCTGCGGCCGTCCTCCTTCTCCCTGATCACCCTGGTGGGCATCAACCTGGGCCGGCTGATCGGCGGAACGGTGATCGTGGAGTCCCTGTTCTCACTGCCGGGCCTGGGCCAGCTCGTCGTCTACTCGATCACCGCCCGCGACATCATCACCGTGCAGGGCATCGTCGTGTTCATCGCCGTGGTCTATGTGGTCATCAACATGCTCGTGGACCTCAGCTACGGCTGGCTCGACCCGCGCGTCAGGAAGGCGGCCAACGCATGA
- a CDS encoding TetR/AcrR family transcriptional regulator gives MRNDRTPEDGRAVPSEDGQPEPGRRSYDSPVRRQQAERTRERIVAAGAEMVHGFPSWDWHELTVRAVARRAQVNESTIYRSFGSERGLRDAVMRRLEAEAGVDVDTLRLDAFGDVIGRVYSYLSAFPTGGGPTGDPTFADVDRRRRDALVAAVTAAADGWSPAECELVAAALDVFWSVPSFERLIGVWELDADQATRVAGWVIELIRGAVRDGRGPL, from the coding sequence ATGCGCAACGACCGCACGCCCGAGGACGGGCGGGCGGTGCCGTCCGAGGACGGGCAGCCGGAGCCGGGCCGCCGTTCCTACGACAGCCCGGTGCGCCGCCAGCAGGCCGAGCGGACCAGGGAGCGCATCGTCGCGGCCGGAGCCGAGATGGTCCACGGCTTCCCGAGCTGGGACTGGCACGAGCTGACCGTGCGTGCCGTCGCCCGGCGGGCCCAGGTCAACGAGAGCACGATCTACCGCTCCTTCGGCAGTGAGCGGGGGCTGCGTGACGCGGTGATGCGCCGCCTCGAGGCGGAGGCCGGGGTGGACGTCGACACCCTGCGCCTGGACGCCTTCGGTGACGTCATCGGCCGGGTCTACTCCTACCTGTCGGCGTTCCCCACCGGCGGTGGGCCGACCGGCGACCCGACGTTCGCGGACGTCGACCGGCGCCGCCGCGACGCGCTCGTCGCCGCCGTGACCGCCGCCGCGGACGGCTGGTCGCCGGCCGAGTGCGAGCTGGTCGCCGCCGCCCTCGACGTCTTCTGGAGCGTGCCGTCCTTCGAACGCCTGATCGGAGTCTGGGAGCTGGACGCCGATCAGGCGACCCGCGTCGCCGGCTGGGTGATCGAACTGATCCGGGGCGCCGTCCGGGACGGGCGCGGACCGCTGTGA
- a CDS encoding collagen-like domain-containing protein: protein MSLHSEIPLDFDFFDEGPQGPQGPQGTQGPRGFQGFQGGLGNTGTQGNQGPQGTQGSRGFQGFQGGLGNTGTQGNQGPQGTQGPRGFQGFQGGQGNTGTQGSQGVRGFQGFQGGPGTPGSQGSQGNPGSVGPQGGPGTQGIPGTPGSQGSQGDPGSVGPQGGPGTQGIPGTPGSQGSQGDPGSVGPQGGPGTQGIPGTPGSQGSQGDPGSVGPQGIPGDLGPQGSQGDIGPQGTQGDLGGLGPQGSPGSPGSQGTPGTPGTQGSQGDPGGPGPQGDPGSQGIPGTPGTQGSQGDPGGPGPQGDPGSQGIPGTPGTQGSQGDPGGPGPQGDIGAQGIQGEQGDPGIPGTPGTQGPQGDIGTPGIPGIPGTPGTPGAQGDPGIPGTQGPQGDIGTPGIPGIPGTPG from the coding sequence GTGAGCCTGCACTCCGAGATCCCACTGGACTTCGACTTCTTCGACGAGGGCCCCCAGGGCCCCCAGGGCCCGCAGGGGACCCAGGGCCCGCGCGGCTTCCAGGGCTTCCAGGGCGGACTGGGCAACACCGGAACGCAGGGTAACCAGGGGCCACAGGGGACCCAGGGCTCACGCGGCTTCCAGGGCTTCCAGGGCGGACTGGGCAACACCGGAACGCAGGGTAACCAGGGCCCGCAGGGAACCCAGGGCCCACGCGGCTTCCAGGGCTTCCAGGGCGGACAGGGCAACACCGGAACGCAGGGTTCGCAGGGAGTGCGCGGCTTCCAGGGCTTCCAGGGCGGACCCGGCACACCCGGCAGCCAGGGCTCCCAGGGCAACCCCGGCTCGGTAGGCCCCCAGGGCGGACCCGGAACCCAGGGCATCCCCGGCACACCCGGCAGCCAGGGCTCCCAGGGCGACCCCGGCTCGGTAGGCCCCCAGGGCGGACCCGGAACCCAGGGCATCCCCGGCACACCCGGCAGCCAGGGCTCCCAGGGCGACCCCGGCTCGGTAGGCCCCCAGGGCGGACCCGGAACCCAGGGCATCCCCGGCACACCCGGCAGCCAGGGCTCCCAGGGCGACCCCGGCTCGGTAGGCCCCCAGGGCATCCCGGGCGACCTCGGCCCGCAGGGCTCTCAGGGCGACATCGGCCCGCAGGGCACCCAGGGCGACCTGGGCGGCCTCGGTCCGCAGGGTTCGCCGGGTTCGCCGGGTTCGCAGGGCACCCCGGGCACGCCCGGCACCCAGGGCTCCCAGGGCGACCCGGGCGGCCCTGGCCCCCAGGGCGACCCCGGTTCGCAGGGCATCCCGGGCACGCCCGGCACCCAGGGCTCCCAGGGCGACCCGGGCGGCCCTGGCCCCCAGGGCGACCCCGGTTCGCAGGGCATCCCGGGCACGCCCGGCACCCAGGGCTCCCAGGGCGACCCGGGCGGCCCTGGCCCCCAGGGCGACATCGGCGCACAGGGCATCCAGGGTGAGCAGGGCGACCCGGGCATCCCCGGCACCCCGGGCACCCAGGGACCCCAGGGCGACATCGGAACCCCGGGCATCCCGGGCATCCCCGGCACCCCCGGCACCCCGGGCGCACAGGGCGACCCCGGCATCCCCGGCACCCAGGGACCCCAGGGCGACATCGGAACCCCGGGCATCCCCGGCATCCCCGGCACCCCGGGCG
- a CDS encoding RtcB family protein, translating to MTPVHELAGATAPIWMWTPPQEVESAALDQLRTIAELPYVHHHVAVMPDVHLGKGATVGSVIALRDAVSPAAVGVDIGCGMAALRTNLTAADLPDDLGPARAAVEAAIPVGHRGHTEISRRVRGYADLWGSFDDLHPKVTGRSGGVDRVMAQMGSLGSGNHFVELCLDTEDAVWLMLHSGSRNIGKTLAEAHIAAAKKLPHNTGLRDRDLSVFLAGTPEMAAYRRDLTWAQSYARRNRETMLALYVDALRKHLPTLRVPTPPEHGPHAADTAFAAVNCHHNYVAEEHHYGADVLVTRKGAISARAGEYGIIPGSMGTRSYIVRGLGSPESFHSAAHGAGRRMSRSRARREFTTDDLIAQTTGVECRKDPGVLDEIPAAYKDIDAVIAHQSDLVDVAAELHAVLCVKG from the coding sequence GTGACCCCCGTCCACGAGCTGGCGGGAGCGACCGCGCCGATCTGGATGTGGACACCTCCCCAGGAGGTCGAAAGCGCCGCGCTCGACCAGCTCCGCACCATCGCGGAACTCCCCTACGTCCACCACCACGTCGCCGTCATGCCGGACGTCCACCTCGGCAAGGGCGCGACGGTCGGCTCGGTGATCGCGCTGCGCGACGCCGTCTCCCCGGCCGCCGTCGGCGTCGACATCGGGTGCGGGATGGCCGCGCTGCGGACCAATCTGACCGCCGCCGACCTGCCCGACGACCTCGGGCCGGCGCGGGCGGCGGTCGAGGCGGCCATCCCCGTCGGCCACCGCGGGCACACCGAGATCTCGCGGCGGGTCCGCGGCTACGCCGACCTGTGGGGAAGCTTCGACGACCTGCACCCCAAGGTCACCGGGCGCAGCGGCGGCGTCGACCGGGTGATGGCGCAGATGGGCAGCCTCGGCTCGGGCAACCACTTCGTGGAGCTCTGCCTGGACACCGAGGACGCCGTCTGGCTCATGCTGCACTCGGGTTCGCGCAACATCGGCAAGACCCTCGCCGAGGCGCACATCGCGGCCGCGAAGAAGCTCCCGCACAACACCGGCCTGCGCGACCGGGACCTCTCGGTCTTCCTCGCCGGCACCCCCGAGATGGCCGCCTACCGGCGCGACCTCACCTGGGCGCAGAGCTACGCGCGCCGCAACCGCGAGACCATGCTCGCCCTCTACGTGGACGCGCTGCGCAAGCACCTGCCCACGCTGCGGGTGCCGACCCCGCCCGAGCACGGGCCGCACGCCGCCGACACCGCCTTCGCCGCGGTCAACTGCCACCACAACTACGTCGCCGAGGAGCACCACTACGGAGCGGACGTCCTGGTCACCCGCAAGGGCGCGATCTCGGCCCGGGCCGGCGAGTACGGGATCATCCCCGGTTCGATGGGCACCCGGTCCTACATCGTCCGCGGTCTGGGGAGTCCCGAGTCCTTCCACTCCGCCGCGCACGGCGCCGGGCGGCGGATGAGCCGCAGCCGCGCCCGCCGGGAGTTCACCACCGACGACCTCATCGCCCAGACCACCGGCGTCGAGTGCCGCAAGGACCCCGGCGTCCTCGACGAGATCCCCGCCGCCTACAAGGACATCGACGCCGTCATCGCCCACCAGAGCGATCTCGTGGACGTCGCCGCCGAGCTGCACGCCGTCCTCTGTGTGAAGGGCTGA
- a CDS encoding SDR family NAD(P)-dependent oxidoreductase: protein MDLNGPSAIVTGGASGLGAATARLLAARGARVVVADRDDTRGKTVAGEIGGTFAHVDVTSTADIVAATEAAKESGPIRALVNCAGIGWAARTIGRDGTYDSAHGLDAFRRVLAVNTVGTFDCVRIVATAMAGNDPLADGERGSIVNTASLAAFDGQIGQAAYAASKGGVVALTLPLARDLSVAGIRVNTIAPGLIDTPIYGAGPGSEEFKDRLRRDVLFPRRLGSAAEFASLAVEVLTNGYLNAEVIRIDAGTRFRPK from the coding sequence GTGGATCTGAACGGCCCGTCGGCGATCGTCACCGGAGGGGCCTCCGGGCTGGGGGCCGCGACGGCCCGCCTGCTCGCCGCGCGCGGGGCGCGGGTGGTCGTCGCGGACCGTGACGACACGCGGGGCAAGACGGTCGCCGGCGAGATCGGCGGCACGTTCGCACACGTCGACGTCACCTCGACCGCCGACATCGTCGCCGCGACCGAGGCCGCGAAGGAGTCCGGGCCGATCCGCGCGCTGGTCAACTGCGCGGGGATCGGCTGGGCCGCCCGCACCATCGGCCGCGACGGAACCTACGACTCGGCCCACGGCCTCGACGCGTTCCGCCGCGTGCTCGCGGTCAACACCGTCGGCACGTTCGACTGTGTCCGGATCGTCGCCACCGCGATGGCCGGGAACGACCCGTTGGCGGACGGCGAGCGGGGCAGCATCGTCAACACCGCGTCGCTGGCCGCGTTCGACGGCCAGATCGGCCAGGCCGCCTACGCCGCGTCCAAGGGCGGGGTGGTCGCCCTGACCCTGCCGCTGGCCCGCGACCTCTCCGTCGCCGGGATCCGGGTGAACACCATCGCCCCCGGGTTGATCGACACCCCCATCTACGGAGCGGGCCCCGGCTCCGAGGAGTTCAAGGACCGACTCCGCCGGGACGTCCTCTTCCCACGCCGGCTCGGCTCGGCGGCCGAGTTCGCCTCCCTCGCGGTCGAGGTCCTGACGAACGGCTACCTGAACGCCGAGGTCATCCGGATCGACGCCGGCACCCGCTTCCGACCCAAGTAG
- a CDS encoding Rossmann-fold NAD(P)-binding domain-containing protein, with protein MSVTENPAPVPAAPADGPFGYRGRRVVMAGAASGVGAALVEVLTHLGVAHITVIDRNPPSVAVHRFVQADLSTAAGVSAAAAAVDGPVHALSKEARRSTPWSPRGRCPGPGCASTASARVRSAHRCWRTSR; from the coding sequence GTGAGCGTGACCGAGAACCCCGCCCCCGTGCCGGCGGCCCCCGCGGACGGCCCGTTCGGCTACCGGGGCCGGCGGGTGGTGATGGCGGGCGCGGCCTCCGGTGTCGGTGCCGCGCTGGTCGAGGTGCTCACCCACCTCGGCGTCGCGCACATCACCGTGATCGACCGCAATCCGCCGTCCGTGGCGGTGCACCGGTTCGTCCAGGCCGACCTGTCGACCGCCGCGGGGGTGAGCGCGGCCGCGGCGGCGGTCGACGGTCCGGTGCACGCGCTGTCGAAGGAGGCACGCAGGTCTACACCATGGTCGCCGCGCGGGCGATGTCCCGGGCCGGGCTGCGCATCAACAGCGTCTGCCCGGGTCCGATCAGCACACCGCTGCTGGCGGACTTCAAGGTGA
- a CDS encoding glycosyltransferase yields MTSPTPKFSVFTPSHRARFLDECLETLQAQTRSDWEWIVLLNSGARWRPEIPDDRVRVEIADDIKGVGAAKRRACELALGEILVELDHDDLLARDCLAELAKAFDENPEVVFAYSNTAQITENGGRDDSRFDARHGWRFEETDVDGRRVLQAVSMMPTPHNVSYIWYAPNHVRAFRRETYERIGGYDASRTVLDDQDLMCRFFQAGEFHRIPRCLYLQRIHSGNTQRDAEINAHIQRETIALYDRYIEANALAWASRRGLLALDLGAAHRKPPGYLGVDQYPGDGVDIVATLPEPLDLPDNSVGLIRAVDFLEHVPAKIPLINELYRLLAPGGMLLTLTPSSDGRGAYQDPTHISYYNENSFWYYTDERYRSFVPQIRARFQSSRLVTYFPSDWHSTNNISYVAANMIAVKDGADRCGGPLLCAPRKPLPVEGATLADAK; encoded by the coding sequence ATGACGTCACCGACACCCAAGTTCTCCGTTTTCACCCCCAGTCACCGTGCCCGTTTCCTCGACGAGTGCCTGGAAACCCTGCAAGCGCAGACCCGCTCCGACTGGGAGTGGATTGTGCTGCTGAACAGCGGCGCCCGATGGCGCCCAGAGATTCCGGACGACCGGGTCAGAGTGGAGATAGCGGACGACATCAAGGGGGTGGGCGCGGCCAAGCGCCGGGCGTGTGAACTCGCTCTTGGCGAGATCCTCGTCGAGCTGGACCATGACGACCTGCTGGCGCGGGACTGCCTGGCGGAACTGGCGAAGGCCTTCGACGAGAATCCCGAGGTCGTCTTCGCCTACAGCAACACCGCGCAGATCACGGAGAACGGGGGCCGTGACGACAGCCGGTTCGACGCGCGGCACGGTTGGCGGTTCGAGGAGACCGACGTCGACGGCCGGCGGGTCCTGCAGGCCGTCTCGATGATGCCGACTCCGCACAATGTCTCCTACATCTGGTACGCCCCCAACCACGTTCGCGCGTTCCGCCGGGAGACCTACGAGCGGATCGGCGGCTATGACGCGAGTCGCACGGTGCTGGACGACCAGGACCTCATGTGCCGCTTCTTCCAGGCCGGCGAGTTCCACCGGATACCCCGTTGCCTCTACCTGCAGCGGATACACAGTGGCAACACCCAGCGCGACGCCGAGATCAACGCCCACATCCAGCGGGAGACCATCGCGCTGTACGACAGGTACATCGAGGCCAACGCGCTGGCCTGGGCGTCCCGGCGTGGTCTGCTGGCGCTCGACCTCGGCGCGGCGCACCGCAAGCCGCCCGGCTACCTGGGGGTGGACCAGTACCCGGGCGACGGTGTCGACATCGTCGCGACGCTGCCCGAACCGCTTGACCTCCCGGACAACTCGGTCGGGCTCATCAGGGCGGTGGACTTCCTGGAGCACGTACCGGCGAAGATTCCCCTGATCAACGAGCTGTACCGGCTGCTGGCGCCGGGCGGCATGCTGCTGACCCTGACTCCCAGCTCGGACGGCCGGGGCGCCTACCAGGACCCGACACACATCTCCTACTACAACGAGAACTCGTTCTGGTACTACACCGACGAGCGGTACCGGTCCTTCGTGCCGCAGATCCGGGCCAGGTTCCAGAGCTCGCGGCTGGTCACCTACTTCCCGTCCGACTGGCACTCCACCAACAACATCTCCTACGTGGCGGCCAACATGATCGCCGTGAAGGACGGCGCCGACCGGTGCGGCGGCCCCCTGCTGTGCGCCCCCCGCAAGCCGCTGCCGGTCGAGGGAGCGACACTCGCGGACGCGAAGTAG